The proteins below are encoded in one region of Maribacter aestuarii:
- a CDS encoding TetR family transcriptional regulator C-terminal domain-containing protein — translation MATKAKKTTKELLFSAYMDYVLEHETVPKSIYKFCKLNKIKEEDFYLFFGSLESLKKGIWEQFFTSTLSLMKKNKDYDNFSNKDKMLTFFYTIFETLTLNRSYVLFILKHNGGAMKNMEELKGIRRHIKSFSKDLIEDGNVDKNFKITKHNPQLFSEGAWLQFVFLLKFWMNDDSAGFEKTDIAIEKSVNTIFDVFDNTPLDNIIDFGKFLYKETFA, via the coding sequence ATGGCCACTAAAGCTAAAAAAACAACGAAGGAATTATTGTTTTCCGCTTATATGGACTATGTTTTGGAACATGAAACTGTTCCAAAATCCATTTATAAATTTTGCAAGCTAAATAAAATCAAGGAAGAGGATTTTTATCTTTTTTTTGGTTCTCTTGAAAGCTTAAAAAAGGGAATCTGGGAGCAGTTTTTTACCAGTACACTGTCCTTGATGAAGAAAAACAAGGATTATGACAATTTCAGTAATAAGGATAAAATGCTGACCTTCTTCTACACCATTTTTGAAACACTCACCCTTAATAGAAGTTACGTTCTGTTTATCCTGAAGCACAATGGTGGTGCCATGAAAAATATGGAGGAACTAAAAGGAATTAGACGACATATTAAAAGCTTTTCCAAAGACTTAATAGAAGACGGAAACGTTGATAAAAACTTTAAAATAACAAAACATAATCCGCAACTCTTTTCTGAAGGGGCTTGGTTGCAGTTTGTGTTTCTTTTGAAATTCTGGATGAATGATGATTCAGCCGGATTTGAGAAGACCGATATAGCTATTGAGAAGTCTGTAAATACGATTTTTGACGTTTTCGATAATACACCCTTGGACAACATTATCGACTTTGGAAAATTCCTGTATAAAGAAACTTTTGCTTAA
- the htpG gene encoding molecular chaperone HtpG: MATGKINVSVDNIFPLIKKFLYSDHEIFLRELISNATDATLKLKHLTSIGEAKVEYGNPIIEVKVDKKGKKLHVIDQGLGMTEEEVKKYINEVAFSGAEEFINKYEDSAKDAGIIGHFGLGFYSAFMVADKVEIITKSYKEEPAIHWSCDGSPKFTIKKSKKKERGTEIILHIAEDSTEFLEENRITELLRKYNKFMPVPIKFGTKTETLPKPEGAKEDDPAPTKEVDNIINNPNPAWTKQPADLKDEDYKSFYREMYPMQFEEPLFHIHLNVDYPFNLTGILYFPKLTNDLNIQKDRIQLYQNQVFVTDNVEGIVPEFLTMLRGVIDSPDIPLNVSRSYLQADGAVKKISSYITRKVADKLNSLFKNNREDFEKKWNDIKIVIEYGMLSEDKFFEKADKFALYPTVDGSYFTFEELQEKIKGNQTDKDDKLVILYASDKEAQHSYIEAAKAKGYEVLLMDSPIIGHLMQKLETSKEKISFARVDADHIDKLIQKEDTQISKLSDEEKETLKSELEKVIGEKSSYTVQLEAMESNASPFIITEPEFMRRMKEMQRTGGGGGMFGMGNMPEMYNLIVNTNHELVGEILNTKTAKKKERLINQSLDLAKLSKGLLKGAELTEFIKRSYGMVK; the protein is encoded by the coding sequence ATGGCAACAGGTAAAATAAATGTTTCTGTAGATAATATATTTCCGCTCATCAAGAAATTTTTATACAGCGATCATGAAATTTTTCTAAGGGAATTGATATCCAATGCGACGGATGCCACCTTAAAACTTAAACACTTAACATCTATTGGCGAGGCCAAGGTGGAGTATGGAAATCCCATTATCGAAGTTAAAGTAGATAAAAAAGGGAAAAAACTTCATGTCATTGATCAAGGTCTTGGGATGACGGAGGAAGAAGTGAAGAAGTATATTAACGAAGTAGCCTTCTCCGGAGCCGAGGAATTTATAAATAAATATGAGGACTCCGCTAAGGACGCAGGAATTATTGGTCATTTTGGACTCGGTTTTTACTCCGCTTTTATGGTTGCGGATAAAGTAGAAATTATTACCAAGAGTTATAAGGAGGAGCCAGCCATTCATTGGTCCTGTGATGGGTCCCCAAAATTCACCATAAAGAAATCTAAGAAAAAAGAACGCGGAACGGAGATCATTTTACATATCGCCGAGGATTCAACGGAATTCTTAGAAGAGAATAGAATTACCGAGCTGTTGCGCAAATACAACAAGTTCATGCCCGTTCCTATTAAGTTTGGAACGAAGACGGAGACGCTTCCAAAACCAGAAGGTGCAAAAGAAGACGACCCTGCTCCTACCAAGGAAGTGGATAATATCATAAATAATCCTAATCCAGCCTGGACAAAACAGCCAGCAGACCTTAAGGATGAAGATTATAAAAGTTTTTACCGGGAAATGTATCCCATGCAGTTTGAGGAGCCTTTATTCCATATACATCTAAATGTAGATTATCCGTTTAATCTTACCGGAATATTATACTTCCCAAAGTTGACGAATGATTTGAACATTCAGAAGGACAGAATTCAGCTTTATCAAAATCAGGTTTTTGTAACAGATAACGTAGAAGGTATTGTTCCGGAGTTCTTAACGATGCTGCGAGGCGTAATAGATTCTCCAGATATTCCACTGAACGTTTCTAGATCATATCTTCAAGCGGATGGTGCGGTAAAGAAAATCTCCTCATATATCACTAGAAAAGTAGCGGACAAGTTAAACTCCTTGTTCAAAAATAATAGGGAAGACTTTGAAAAGAAATGGAACGATATCAAAATCGTTATTGAATACGGAATGCTATCCGAGGATAAATTCTTTGAAAAAGCGGACAAGTTTGCACTATACCCTACAGTAGACGGATCTTACTTTACTTTTGAAGAATTACAGGAGAAAATTAAAGGTAATCAGACCGATAAGGATGACAAGTTGGTCATACTTTATGCTTCGGACAAAGAAGCGCAGCACAGTTACATTGAGGCTGCAAAGGCTAAAGGTTATGAGGTGCTGCTCATGGATTCCCCAATTATTGGTCACTTGATGCAAAAATTGGAAACTTCCAAAGAGAAAATTTCTTTTGCCCGTGTTGATGCGGATCATATTGACAAATTGATTCAAAAAGAAGATACGCAGATTTCTAAGCTATCCGACGAGGAAAAAGAAACCTTAAAATCTGAACTGGAAAAGGTTATTGGGGAGAAAAGTAGCTACACCGTTCAACTGGAGGCTATGGAAAGTAATGCTTCTCCTTTTATCATTACCGAACCGGAGTTTATGCGTCGTATGAAAGAGATGCAGCGGACCGGTGGCGGTGGCGGAATGTTCGGTATGGGTAACATGCCAGAAATGTATAACCTCATCGTTAATACCAATCATGAATTGGTAGGTGAGATTTTAAATACCAAAACGGCGAAGAAAAAGGAACGGTTAATCAACCAATCCTTGGATTTGGCAAAATTGTCCAAAGGGTTGCTAAAAGGTGCCGAATTGACCGAGTTTATAAAGCGAAGTTATGGCATGGTAAAGTAG
- a CDS encoding inositol oxygenase family protein translates to MEEKSFRNYEALDVSAAVKEHYRKMRKNQTLAYVQEMHKKYLTFDKPMGLWEAMSHLNSLIDVSDPDLDLPNIQHLIQSAEAIRADGRPDWMQLTGLIHDLGKVMFLWGCDADGTSQAEQWGMVGDVFVVGCALPDSCVYPEFNSLNPDMQQEVYSTETGIYEKGCGIDNVDLAWGHDEYLYHVLSNHETNSLPEEGMVMIRYHSFYPWHSGGSYKALLNEKDATYLELIKDFNKYDLYTKSQKIYDLEDVIEYYQPIAEKYLGSGPIYW, encoded by the coding sequence ATGGAAGAAAAATCCTTCAGAAATTATGAAGCTCTGGATGTATCTGCAGCCGTCAAAGAACATTACCGGAAAATGCGCAAAAACCAAACTTTGGCCTATGTGCAGGAAATGCATAAAAAGTATTTGACTTTTGACAAACCAATGGGGCTATGGGAAGCTATGAGTCATTTAAATAGTTTAATTGATGTGAGTGATCCGGATTTAGACCTTCCTAACATCCAGCATCTGATACAGAGTGCAGAAGCAATAAGGGCCGATGGTCGTCCAGATTGGATGCAACTTACCGGATTAATTCATGACCTGGGGAAAGTCATGTTTTTATGGGGCTGTGACGCGGATGGAACGAGCCAAGCAGAACAATGGGGTATGGTAGGTGATGTATTTGTGGTAGGCTGCGCATTACCGGATTCCTGTGTATATCCTGAGTTCAATAGCTTAAATCCTGATATGCAACAGGAAGTCTATAGTACAGAAACGGGGATTTATGAAAAGGGCTGCGGAATAGATAATGTAGATTTAGCATGGGGCCATGATGAATATTTGTACCATGTGTTAAGTAACCATGAAACTAATTCATTACCGGAAGAGGGCATGGTCATGATCCGTTACCATTCCTTTTATCCCTGGCATAGTGGTGGGAGTTATAAAGCATTGTTGAATGAAAAAGACGCCACCTATTTAGAACTGATCAAGGACTTCAACAAATATGACCTCTACACCAAAAGTCAAAAAATATACGATCTTGAGGATGTAATTGAATATTACCAACCAATTGCAGAAAAATATCTAGGTTCGGGTCCTATTTATTGGTAA
- a CDS encoding 3-oxoacyl-ACP synthase III family protein produces MYNSKISGLGYYVPDNVVTNDDLSKIMDTDDAWIQERTGIKERRHVVKGSDDTTTTMGVKAAKIAIERAGITKDDIDFIVFATLSPDYYFPGPGVLVQRDLGIKTVGALDVRNQCSGFIYGISVADQYIKSGMYKNILVIGSELHSHGLDMTTRGRGVSVIFGDGAGAAVLTREEDTTKGILSTHLHSEGEHAEELSLIAPGMGKRWVTDIIADNDPNDESYYPYMNGQFVFKNAVVRFSEVIMEGLAKNNLQPKDIDLLVPHQANLRISQFVQNKFGLSDDKVFNNIMRYGNTTAASIPIALTEAWESGKVNSGDLVVLAAFGSGFTWGSAIIRW; encoded by the coding sequence ATGTACAACTCAAAAATTTCTGGTTTAGGATATTATGTACCTGATAATGTCGTTACAAACGATGATTTATCAAAAATAATGGATACGGACGATGCCTGGATTCAGGAACGGACCGGAATAAAAGAGCGCAGACATGTGGTTAAGGGTAGCGATGATACGACTACCACCATGGGGGTGAAAGCTGCAAAAATCGCTATTGAACGAGCTGGAATAACCAAAGATGATATAGATTTTATTGTTTTTGCTACGCTCAGCCCGGATTACTATTTTCCTGGTCCGGGAGTTTTAGTCCAGCGAGATTTGGGTATCAAAACCGTTGGCGCTTTAGACGTCAGAAATCAATGCTCAGGTTTCATATACGGTATATCCGTGGCCGATCAATATATTAAGAGTGGAATGTACAAGAACATTTTAGTCATTGGTTCAGAGCTACACTCTCACGGATTGGATATGACCACTAGGGGTAGGGGAGTTTCTGTTATTTTTGGAGATGGTGCCGGTGCCGCAGTACTTACAAGAGAAGAGGACACTACCAAAGGCATACTTTCCACGCACTTGCATTCAGAGGGGGAACATGCAGAAGAGCTTTCTCTAATTGCTCCAGGAATGGGTAAAAGATGGGTTACCGACATTATTGCCGACAACGACCCAAACGACGAATCATATTATCCCTATATGAACGGTCAATTTGTCTTTAAGAACGCGGTGGTGCGTTTTAGTGAGGTCATTATGGAAGGTCTGGCAAAAAATAATTTGCAGCCTAAGGATATTGATTTGTTGGTACCACATCAAGCCAACCTAAGAATTTCACAGTTTGTTCAGAACAAATTTGGTCTGTCAGATGATAAAGTGTTCAATAACATTATGCGTTATGGGAATACAACCGCAGCTTCAATCCCAATAGCACTTACTGAGGCATGGGAGTCCGGTAAGGTGAATTCTGGAGACTTAGTAGTCCTGGC
- a CDS encoding ABC1 kinase family protein encodes MKTLDRIPTGKIERASKLVKTGVKIGGNYAKYYGKKLVNPDTSRNELDEDNAEDIYDGLKSLKGSALKVAQMLSMEKNLLPNAYVEKFSLSQFSVPPLSAPLVRKTFKKYLGKYPEEVFDSFEKESINAASIGQVHKATKGGKELAVKIQYPGVAESISSDLALVKPIALKMFNIKGKDSDKFFKEVEDKLLEETNYLLEVKQSQEITDACDRIDNLIFPNYYTELSSERIITMDWMTGMHLGEFAKTPFSKELGDKLGQTLWDFYMYQIHGLRKVHADPHPGNFLINEREELIAIDFGCIKEVPESFYNPYFELAKKENFSDDRIFTEKMYELEILTPSDSPAEIKFFKELFHEMLSLFTSPFHYETFDFGSNDFWGKIAELSEYYASDKQIRKMNANRGSKHFLYMNRTFFGLFNLQHDLKATIKVNNFQKYLD; translated from the coding sequence TTGAAAACACTTGATAGAATTCCTACCGGAAAAATAGAACGGGCCAGTAAGCTGGTAAAGACCGGTGTAAAAATTGGTGGTAATTATGCCAAATACTACGGCAAAAAATTGGTAAATCCCGATACTTCTAGAAATGAATTGGACGAGGATAATGCCGAGGATATTTATGATGGTCTAAAAAGTTTAAAGGGTAGTGCATTAAAAGTGGCCCAAATGCTGAGTATGGAGAAAAACCTGCTGCCCAACGCATATGTTGAAAAATTCTCACTGTCCCAGTTTTCTGTTCCTCCCTTATCGGCCCCCTTAGTACGCAAAACGTTCAAGAAATATTTAGGAAAATATCCAGAAGAGGTTTTTGATAGCTTTGAAAAAGAATCTATAAACGCAGCTAGTATTGGCCAAGTACACAAGGCTACCAAAGGTGGTAAAGAATTGGCAGTTAAGATTCAATACCCAGGAGTTGCAGAAAGTATAAGTAGTGATTTAGCCTTGGTAAAGCCTATTGCCTTAAAAATGTTTAATATAAAAGGCAAGGATTCCGATAAGTTTTTTAAGGAAGTTGAGGACAAATTACTTGAAGAGACCAACTACCTGTTAGAAGTCAAACAAAGTCAAGAAATCACAGACGCCTGTGACAGGATTGATAATCTAATTTTCCCAAATTATTATACGGAACTTTCGAGCGAACGAATTATTACGATGGACTGGATGACCGGGATGCACTTAGGTGAATTTGCCAAAACTCCTTTCTCAAAAGAGTTAGGGGATAAATTGGGACAAACCTTGTGGGATTTTTATATGTACCAGATACATGGTCTTAGAAAAGTGCATGCGGATCCACATCCAGGAAATTTTCTTATCAATGAGCGTGAAGAATTGATCGCAATAGATTTCGGCTGTATAAAAGAGGTTCCGGAAAGCTTTTACAACCCATATTTTGAACTCGCCAAAAAAGAAAATTTTTCGGACGACCGCATCTTTACCGAAAAGATGTATGAATTAGAGATTTTAACGCCTTCGGACAGTCCGGCTGAAATTAAATTCTTCAAAGAGCTGTTTCATGAGATGCTGAGTCTGTTCACGTCACCATTTCATTATGAAACGTTTGATTTTGGAAGTAACGATTTCTGGGGTAAAATTGCAGAGTTGAGCGAGTATTATGCTTCAGATAAGCAAATACGGAAGATGAACGCAAACAGGGGTTCCAAGCATTTTTTATATATGAACCGAACTTTCTTTGGGTTATTTAATCTCCAGCACGATTTAAAGGCTACGATTAAGGTGAATAACTTTCAAAAATATTTGGACTAA
- a CDS encoding solute:sodium symporter family transporter has protein sequence MALLTFLLFTGFVAFYATYKLRKDKFNTRDGYFLGGRSLTGIVIAGSLLLTNISTEHLVGMNGSAYRNGAIIIAWEVTSALALVIGALYFAPKYLKMGLTTIPEFLEKRFDGVTRTCVALLLIISFVATLLPIVLYTGALNIEAIFEISGLLNITQREGIWITILVVGIIGAVYAIFGGLKMVAYTDTINGFGLLVAGLLVPILALLSIGDGNPLEGLSTVFKNSPDKFNVVSTEVGVGKGARSAILPFEVLFTGLMVNQIYFWTMHQSIIQRVLGAISLKEAQKGLLYTGLLKILVPLIIVLPGLIGFYYFGESLYDNPDSVYPKLVKKVLPIWLTGFFVAVMMGAILSTFNSALSSAATVFSLGIFKRYISKNASEKKLVNIGKWTSALLAVFAIGIAPFVANAPEGLYQLLQQLNGIFFIPIASVVIAGFLFPKVSAFGAKIGLAFGLLFYIVMYYIMTVNLHFVHIWGIEFVLNLAIMHLASGFRPLRKQFYMEDSGLLDLNSWRYAKPFSLFLIVFTVILYLVLGNV, from the coding sequence ATGGCCCTTTTAACCTTTTTATTGTTTACCGGATTCGTAGCATTTTATGCCACTTACAAACTACGAAAGGATAAGTTCAATACACGTGATGGTTATTTCCTTGGTGGTAGGTCGCTAACGGGTATCGTAATTGCGGGATCCTTACTTTTGACCAATATTTCCACCGAGCATTTAGTAGGTATGAACGGGTCTGCTTATCGTAACGGTGCAATTATAATAGCCTGGGAAGTAACTTCCGCGTTGGCCTTGGTTATTGGAGCATTATATTTTGCCCCAAAATACTTAAAAATGGGATTGACTACCATCCCTGAGTTTTTGGAAAAACGTTTTGATGGAGTTACCCGAACCTGTGTAGCCCTCCTTTTGATTATTTCATTCGTAGCTACTTTGTTGCCTATTGTTTTATACACGGGGGCGTTGAATATTGAGGCTATTTTTGAAATTTCGGGATTATTGAACATAACTCAAAGGGAAGGAATTTGGATTACCATTCTTGTGGTAGGAATAATTGGGGCCGTCTATGCCATTTTTGGGGGACTTAAAATGGTAGCATATACCGATACTATCAACGGCTTTGGTCTTTTAGTGGCAGGGCTTCTGGTTCCAATTTTAGCTTTGCTCAGCATTGGCGATGGTAACCCGTTAGAAGGCTTAAGTACCGTTTTTAAAAATAGTCCTGATAAATTTAATGTGGTCAGTACCGAAGTAGGTGTCGGTAAAGGTGCTCGATCCGCAATCCTTCCTTTTGAGGTTTTATTTACCGGCTTGATGGTAAATCAAATTTATTTTTGGACTATGCACCAATCTATTATTCAAAGAGTTTTAGGTGCCATCAGTCTTAAAGAGGCGCAGAAAGGATTACTATATACAGGACTTCTTAAAATTTTAGTGCCATTGATAATTGTACTACCTGGCCTCATAGGATTTTATTATTTCGGGGAAAGTTTATATGACAATCCGGATAGCGTATATCCAAAGCTGGTAAAAAAAGTATTACCCATTTGGCTAACAGGATTCTTTGTGGCGGTAATGATGGGTGCTATACTAAGCACATTTAATAGTGCTCTAAGTAGTGCGGCAACAGTTTTTAGTTTAGGAATATTTAAAAGATATATTTCTAAAAATGCTTCAGAAAAAAAATTGGTCAATATAGGAAAATGGACTTCGGCGTTACTGGCTGTTTTCGCTATTGGAATCGCACCTTTTGTTGCCAATGCCCCTGAAGGACTTTACCAACTTTTACAACAGTTAAATGGCATATTTTTCATACCTATTGCCAGTGTAGTGATAGCCGGTTTTCTTTTTCCAAAAGTCTCTGCCTTTGGCGCAAAGATTGGACTCGCTTTTGGTCTGCTCTTTTATATTGTTATGTACTACATCATGACGGTGAATCTTCATTTTGTACATATTTGGGGTATTGAATTTGTTTTGAATCTTGCTATAATGCATTTGGCGTCAGGATTTCGTCCATTGCGGAAACAATTTTATATGGAAGATTCGGGTCTGTTGGATTTGAATTCTTGGAGGTATGCCAAACCGTTCAGTCTATTTTTAATTGTGTTTACGGTAATTTTGTACCTTGTATTGGGGAATGTTTAA